The Desulfovibrio desulfuricans DSM 642 genome includes a window with the following:
- a CDS encoding cupin domain-containing protein, whose amino-acid sequence MDHILKNLEFAAALPLAAQVECQPGQIASKTLIQNASVGITLFAFDANEEISAHTSTGDAMVLVLEGSAQVTISGQSHTVQAGEVIIMPAGQPHSVRAQERFKMLLTVVFPTPKTPA is encoded by the coding sequence ATGGACCACATTCTCAAGAACCTTGAATTCGCCGCAGCGCTGCCCCTGGCCGCGCAGGTCGAGTGCCAGCCTGGCCAGATCGCCAGCAAGACCCTTATCCAAAACGCCTCTGTGGGCATCACCCTGTTTGCCTTTGACGCCAACGAAGAAATCAGCGCCCACACCTCCACGGGCGATGCCATGGTTCTCGTGCTCGAAGGCTCGGCGCAGGTAACCATCAGCGGCCAGTCACATACCGTGCAGGCGGGTGAAGTTATTATCATGCCCGCCGGTCAGCCGCACTCTGTACGCGCGCAAGAGCGCTTCAAGATGCTGCTTACCGTTGTTTTTCCTACCCCCAAGACCCC
- a CDS encoding Crp/Fnr family transcriptional regulator — MERALEASPLFSGMTGQEARMCLACSGAFEEHHGKGALIFAESDPPQRLYVLLEGAVNVCRESTEGRRAVMARVDAPGDLFGEVHVFLGRPSYGCSVLAETPVRVLGIPARFFYATCEKACSVHSRMIRNMLGIFAHKAFFLTRRISLLSSGSLRRKLAALLLEHRRPDGMVSLAMNREQMADFLGVTRPSLSRELAAMRDEGLLQMEGRSIRVPDIASLNFLCEYFPA, encoded by the coding sequence ATGGAACGCGCCCTGGAAGCATCCCCCCTGTTTTCTGGAATGACCGGACAGGAGGCGCGCATGTGCCTTGCATGCAGCGGCGCATTTGAAGAACACCACGGCAAGGGCGCGCTGATTTTTGCAGAATCCGACCCGCCGCAAAGGCTGTATGTGCTGCTGGAGGGTGCGGTGAACGTGTGCCGGGAATCAACCGAAGGCAGACGCGCCGTCATGGCGCGCGTGGACGCACCCGGCGACCTGTTTGGCGAGGTGCACGTTTTTTTGGGCCGCCCAAGCTATGGTTGTAGCGTCTTGGCCGAAACCCCTGTGCGCGTACTGGGCATACCCGCCCGGTTCTTCTACGCCACCTGCGAAAAAGCCTGCTCCGTCCATTCACGCATGATCCGCAACATGCTCGGCATTTTTGCGCACAAGGCTTTTTTTCTTACACGCCGCATTTCACTGCTGTCTTCCGGCAGTTTGCGGCGCAAACTTGCAGCCCTGCTGCTGGAACACCGCCGCCCTGACGGCATGGTTTCACTGGCAATGAACCGTGAACAGATGGCTGATTTTCTGGGTGTAACCCGCCCCTCACTTTCGCGCGAACTCGCAGCCATGCGCGACGAAGGCCTTCTGCAAATGGAGGGTAGAAGCATTCGCGTGCCTGACATAGCCTCACTGAATTTTTTGTGCGAATATTTCCCGGCCTGA
- a CDS encoding polysaccharide biosynthesis/export family protein produces the protein MSHRTIFTFLLIFFALSSAVKAENAPQPYAANLFQGNFSQSKDTAKDAKDASIIAPGDRVVLRLWGGDLKVDSTLTVAADGHLDVPEVGAIPVAGLGYDKLAEALRSKLAANGHGDAQIYAAPLDARPVAVFVTGGVARPGRYTGTPGDPLLSFLDKAGGLDPMRGSYRDIRLMRDGKAVASLDLYPFARKGVLPAVRVQEGDTLVVGDKGPTITAIGAVRTSAKFEFPKGKSTGTALIELAEPQNSASHIALSGTRNGAPYSTYLPLKELRNLMLEDGDQVQFIADAPGNTMMVEVQGAVRGASRFPVRRGARLQEVKNFIAVEPGRANLQAMYIKRKSVAARQKKAIADSLRRLEETALTASSASADEAAIRAKEAEMVSKFVERAKSVEPEGVVVLDGGPDKADLSLEDGDIIVIPPKSDVVLVSGEVMMPQAMLWGKKKDVDDYIKGAGGYTNRADHDKVLVLHQNGSVSQNGDDILPGDQVMVLPKVESKNMQAVKDITQVIMQVVVSARLLLGMPSL, from the coding sequence ATGTCGCACAGAACTATTTTCACTTTTCTGCTGATCTTTTTCGCCCTGTCCAGCGCGGTCAAGGCCGAAAATGCACCCCAGCCCTACGCTGCCAACCTGTTTCAGGGCAATTTTTCGCAGAGCAAGGACACCGCCAAGGACGCCAAAGACGCCTCCATCATCGCACCGGGCGACCGGGTGGTGCTGCGCCTGTGGGGCGGCGACCTCAAGGTGGACAGCACACTGACTGTAGCCGCCGACGGGCATCTGGACGTACCGGAGGTGGGGGCCATACCCGTGGCTGGCCTTGGCTACGACAAGCTGGCCGAAGCCTTGCGCAGCAAACTTGCCGCCAACGGCCATGGTGATGCGCAGATTTATGCTGCGCCTCTGGATGCCCGGCCTGTGGCCGTTTTTGTCACCGGCGGCGTTGCCAGACCTGGACGTTACACCGGCACCCCCGGCGACCCGTTGCTGAGCTTTCTGGACAAGGCCGGAGGCCTTGACCCCATGCGCGGCAGTTATCGTGACATCCGCCTGATGCGTGACGGCAAGGCCGTTGCCAGCCTCGACCTCTACCCCTTTGCCCGCAAGGGCGTGTTGCCCGCAGTGCGCGTGCAGGAAGGCGACACGCTTGTGGTGGGCGACAAAGGCCCCACCATTACGGCCATCGGCGCGGTGCGCACCTCCGCAAAATTTGAATTTCCCAAGGGAAAATCCACAGGCACGGCCCTGATTGAACTGGCCGAACCTCAAAACAGCGCCTCGCACATCGCCCTTTCCGGCACCCGCAACGGCGCGCCTTACAGCACCTATCTGCCGCTCAAGGAACTGCGCAACCTGATGCTTGAAGACGGCGATCAGGTGCAGTTTATTGCTGATGCGCCCGGCAATACCATGATGGTTGAGGTGCAGGGCGCAGTGCGCGGGGCTTCGCGCTTTCCCGTGCGGCGCGGCGCCCGTTTGCAGGAAGTGAAGAACTTTATTGCCGTGGAGCCTGGCCGCGCCAACCTTCAGGCCATGTACATCAAACGCAAGAGCGTTGCCGCCCGACAGAAAAAGGCCATTGCAGATTCCCTGCGCAGACTGGAGGAAACAGCCCTCACGGCTTCCTCTGCCAGCGCGGATGAAGCAGCCATCCGCGCCAAGGAGGCGGAGATGGTCTCCAAATTTGTGGAGCGGGCCAAGAGCGTGGAACCGGAAGGCGTGGTTGTGCTTGACGGCGGGCCTGACAAGGCCGACCTCTCACTGGAAGACGGCGATATCATTGTGATCCCGCCCAAGAGCGACGTGGTGCTGGTAAGCGGCGAGGTCATGATGCCGCAGGCCATGCTGTGGGGCAAAAAGAAGGATGTGGACGACTACATCAAGGGAGCTGGCGGTTACACCAACCGCGCAGACCACGACAAGGTTCTGGTGCTGCACCAGAACGGCTCGGTGTCGCAGAACGGCGATGATATCCTGCCCGGCGATCAGGTAATGGTACTGCCCAAGGTGGAATCCAAAAATATGCAGGCAGTCAAGGACATCACCCAGGTTATCATGCAGGTGGTTGTTTCCGCCCGGTTGCTGCTGGGCATGCCATCATTGTAA
- a CDS encoding DVU3141 family protein: protein MQTRSAHWPMALPGKSRLGLSGLAVLTALLLGGCGFGGAPAQPETPPGPVTGFMIVSAVGETATVDDPDFGKGVRVSLDELFTSAKGEDCKRGTVLSGQREAEVIVICKDDKGRWIMAPRVWGQGLSQ, encoded by the coding sequence ATGCAAACGCGTTCAGCTCATTGGCCGATGGCTCTGCCCGGCAAAAGCCGCCTGGGCCTTTCCGGTCTGGCGGTTCTTACGGCCCTGCTGCTCGGCGGGTGCGGCTTCGGCGGGGCTCCGGCCCAGCCCGAAACGCCCCCCGGCCCTGTCACTGGCTTCATGATCGTCTCCGCAGTGGGAGAAACCGCTACTGTTGACGACCCTGATTTTGGCAAGGGGGTGCGCGTGAGCCTGGACGAACTTTTCACCTCGGCCAAAGGCGAGGACTGCAAACGCGGCACCGTACTTTCGGGCCAGCGTGAAGCGGAAGTTATTGTCATCTGCAAAGACGACAAAGGCCGCTGGATCATGGCCCCGCGAGTGTGGGGACAGGGTCTTTCGCAGTAG